From Echinicola soli, a single genomic window includes:
- a CDS encoding carbohydrate kinase family protein translates to MGKRDLLVVGELNIDLILNQIQGFPELGSEKVAQKMDVVLGSSSAIFAANIATLGVDTAFCGKVGKDDFGQMVSETLDAQNVDTTFISATDQFQTGLTVVMNYDQDRANITYCGAMEALTMEDIPWDKADTFRHFHLSNYFLQKGIQKDITAIFKKAKSAGMTTSLDLQVDPDDQWDFDYKKCLPYVDIFLPNESELLSLTGKATVEEALSAVKPVANTVALKRGTKGGMVYDKSEVIQLEAFVNDQFVDAIGAGDSFNAGFISKFLEGADWEACLRKANLTGALNTTAAGGTGAFKSLAAVKERAKSQFNQKI, encoded by the coding sequence ATGGGTAAAAGGGATTTGCTGGTAGTAGGTGAGCTGAACATTGATCTGATCCTAAACCAAATTCAGGGATTTCCTGAACTGGGCAGTGAAAAAGTGGCCCAAAAAATGGATGTGGTTTTGGGGAGTTCCTCCGCCATTTTTGCGGCTAATATCGCTACACTGGGCGTGGATACTGCTTTTTGTGGTAAGGTGGGAAAAGATGATTTTGGCCAAATGGTGAGTGAAACCTTGGATGCCCAAAATGTGGATACCACCTTCATTTCGGCGACAGACCAGTTTCAGACTGGCCTTACGGTGGTCATGAATTATGATCAGGACAGGGCCAATATCACCTATTGTGGAGCGATGGAAGCATTGACCATGGAGGACATTCCTTGGGATAAAGCCGATACGTTCAGGCATTTTCACCTTTCCAATTATTTTCTCCAGAAAGGGATTCAAAAAGATATAACAGCCATTTTCAAAAAAGCAAAATCAGCTGGTATGACCACTTCTTTAGACCTACAAGTGGATCCTGATGATCAGTGGGATTTTGACTATAAAAAATGCCTGCCGTATGTGGATATTTTTCTCCCGAATGAATCAGAGTTACTTTCCCTGACAGGAAAGGCCACGGTCGAGGAAGCCTTGTCTGCGGTTAAGCCAGTTGCCAATACGGTAGCACTGAAAAGGGGCACGAAAGGAGGGATGGTATATGACAAAAGCGAGGTAATCCAGTTGGAGGCTTTTGTGAACGATCAGTTTGTGGATGCCATTGGTGCCGGGGACAGTTTTAATGCAGGTTTTATCAGTAAGTTCCTTGAGGGGGCGGACTGGGAAGCATGCTTGCGCAAGGCCAATCTCACGGGG
- a CDS encoding 1-phosphofructokinase family hexose kinase, producing the protein MILSVCPNPSIDTYAWLEDFRLGQANRISKQQEFPGGKGVHVAMALNEAGESTKLLASWAGHSGIWIKSTCEELGIATTGVELRGMNRKCYTFLSETSSVQNTELMEPGPEMTQKDFDRFAGVFKRELEKADVVVLSGSWPKGAPETAYQELIAIANREEKNVILDCSGVQLERALEENVFGIHLNEHEAKQYCGTPDVLDAIHKLHEKVDLIALTKGKEGLYLSYQGKLIHANVTLEKVISTVGCGDCLTAGVAHGVSQGVGVEEIARYGAAFGAANCLRADLGMIYKADVEQLLPRVIINELTYG; encoded by the coding sequence ATGATTCTTTCTGTTTGTCCAAATCCCTCTATTGATACCTATGCATGGCTGGAGGATTTTCGCCTTGGCCAGGCCAACCGCATTTCCAAGCAGCAGGAATTTCCTGGGGGAAAGGGGGTTCATGTGGCGATGGCCCTTAATGAAGCCGGGGAGTCCACCAAGTTGCTGGCATCGTGGGCGGGACATTCAGGGATATGGATCAAATCCACCTGCGAGGAACTTGGAATAGCCACGACAGGTGTGGAGTTAAGGGGCATGAACAGGAAGTGCTATACTTTCTTGTCTGAAACTTCTTCCGTACAAAACACCGAATTGATGGAGCCAGGGCCGGAAATGACCCAGAAGGACTTTGACCGGTTTGCCGGGGTATTTAAGAGAGAACTTGAGAAAGCGGATGTGGTGGTACTGTCAGGATCTTGGCCAAAAGGTGCTCCGGAAACTGCGTACCAGGAATTGATTGCTATAGCAAATAGGGAAGAGAAAAATGTCATATTGGACTGTAGCGGTGTCCAATTAGAGCGTGCGTTGGAAGAAAATGTGTTTGGAATCCATCTCAACGAACATGAGGCCAAGCAATATTGTGGGACCCCAGATGTTCTGGATGCGATTCATAAACTGCACGAAAAAGTCGACTTGATCGCTCTGACCAAAGGCAAAGAGGGGCTGTACCTTAGTTATCAAGGAAAACTCATCCATGCCAATGTCACCTTGGAAAAAGTGATCAGCACTGTGGGCTGTGGCGACTGCCTTACTGCCGGTGTGGCGCATGGGGTCAGCCAAGGGGTTGGCGTCGAAGAAATTGCCAGGTATGGTGCTGCTTTTGGCGCTGCCAATTGCCTCAGGGCGGATTTGGGAATGATATATAAAGCAGACGTGGAGCAATTGCTCCCTCGGGTAATTATAAATGAATTGACTTATGGGTAA